A section of the Aquificaceae bacterium genome encodes:
- the tmk gene encoding dTMP kinase, with amino-acid sequence MLITFEGIDGSGKSTQAKRLYEYLKAKGYKVSLYRDPGSTPLAEKIRELLLSFEMDPTTELLLFESARSSLVWERIFPDLKEGKIVILDRFIDSTTAYQGYGREINLGTVSILNHIAIRGRKPDITFLLNVPLEVALKRLEGKKTRFEDKDYLRKVRDAYILMANQERERIVL; translated from the coding sequence ATGCTTATAACCTTTGAAGGTATAGACGGCTCTGGCAAGAGCACTCAGGCAAAAAGGCTTTATGAATACCTCAAGGCAAAGGGTTATAAGGTTTCTCTATACAGAGACCCCGGGTCTACGCCTCTTGCCGAAAAGATAAGGGAGCTTTTGTTAAGTTTTGAAATGGACCCAACCACGGAGCTTTTACTTTTTGAGTCCGCAAGGTCAAGCCTTGTGTGGGAAAGAATATTTCCAGACCTAAAAGAAGGCAAAATAGTAATTCTTGACCGCTTTATAGATTCCACAACCGCCTATCAGGGCTATGGCAGAGAGATAAACCTTGGCACGGTAAGTATTCTAAACCATATAGCTATTAGAGGTAGAAAGCCTGATATAACCTTCTTGCTAAATGTTCCCCTTGAAGTAGCCTTAAAGAGGCTTGAGGGCAAAAAGACTCGCTTTGAAGACAAAGATTATCTAAGGAAAGTGAGAGATGCCTACATACTTATGGCAAACCAAGAGAGGGAAAGGATAGTGCTA